From one Pedobacter faecalis genomic stretch:
- a CDS encoding bifunctional alpha,alpha-trehalose-phosphate synthase (UDP-forming)/trehalose-phosphatase encodes MPIKNKTIIISNRLPVKISEQNGEYILRPSEGGLATGLGSVYKNGDNIWIGWPGIEVPADRQREVTRKLAALNLIPVFLTNEEINFYYEGFSNEILWPVFHYLVTYANFDQAYWDYYQAVNAKFKDVVLQHSKDGDTIWVHDYQLLLLPNLIRLQQPGVTIGFFQHIPFPSYEIFRLIPWREELIAGMLGADLLGFHTFDDVRHFLSAASRLSSGKLSENVIVDKNRHVVVEAFPMGIDSEKFENLTNHPKVARHSTAFKESQKDLRIILTIDRLDYSKGIIQRLQALELLLQLHPEYIEKIVLYMVVVPSRDTVPQYKDLRDRIDQLVGNINSRFRTMNWLPIHYFYKSFSVEFLSALYSTADICLVTPMRDGMNLVSKEYVASRTNGDGVLILSEMAGASKELNEALIVNPNNIGDIMRAIVQAINMPREEQETRMTNMRHTVKKFNIHLWVKNFIDKLQEVKQMQQSLLTRYASQPIREKIGHDYANAADRYIFLDYDGTLVGFHGDINLAAPDEELYALIDKLLSDPANHVIIISGRNYKNLQKWFGHLNIGMIAEHGAWLKQQGEDWQSVPFLTDKWKHEVKAVLDTYTDRTPGSFVEEKAFSLVWHYRKVENGLGELRAGEIVNHLRMFIADKGLQLMEGNKVIEFKNIEINKGKAALNWLANHNPDFMIAFGDDHTDEDIFKSLPESAYTIKVGNNISAARYYLRDHKEVRELLSQLAYNKFPATTAQTEKSATEQPSFLKRLLKSLTN; translated from the coding sequence ATGCCAATAAAAAACAAAACAATTATAATATCGAACCGGCTTCCCGTAAAAATCAGCGAACAAAATGGTGAATATATTCTGAGGCCGAGCGAAGGTGGTCTGGCCACCGGTCTTGGATCGGTATACAAAAACGGCGACAACATCTGGATCGGCTGGCCGGGAATAGAAGTTCCGGCAGACAGGCAGCGCGAGGTAACCAGAAAGCTGGCTGCGTTAAACTTAATACCTGTTTTTCTTACCAACGAAGAAATCAATTTCTATTATGAGGGCTTTTCTAATGAAATCCTCTGGCCGGTATTTCACTACCTGGTTACCTATGCCAATTTCGACCAGGCCTACTGGGATTATTATCAGGCGGTAAATGCCAAATTCAAAGATGTAGTCTTGCAGCACAGCAAAGACGGCGATACCATTTGGGTGCACGACTATCAGCTGCTCCTGCTGCCCAACCTAATAAGACTGCAGCAACCCGGCGTTACCATAGGTTTCTTCCAGCATATTCCATTTCCATCCTACGAAATATTCCGGCTTATTCCCTGGCGTGAAGAGCTGATTGCGGGCATGCTTGGTGCAGATTTGCTCGGCTTCCATACCTTCGACGATGTAAGGCACTTCCTGAGTGCGGCATCGCGACTTTCCAGCGGCAAGCTTTCGGAAAATGTGATTGTCGATAAAAACCGGCATGTGGTGGTCGAGGCGTTCCCTATGGGCATCGATAGTGAGAAATTTGAAAACCTTACCAATCACCCCAAAGTAGCACGGCATTCCACTGCTTTCAAGGAAAGTCAGAAAGACCTTCGGATTATACTGACCATCGATCGGCTTGATTACAGCAAGGGGATCATACAGCGGCTTCAAGCCTTAGAGCTGTTGCTGCAGCTCCATCCCGAATACATTGAGAAAATTGTTCTTTATATGGTTGTTGTGCCTTCGAGAGATACCGTTCCCCAGTATAAGGACCTTCGGGATCGTATCGACCAACTGGTGGGCAATATCAACTCCAGGTTCAGAACAATGAACTGGTTGCCCATCCATTATTTTTATAAATCGTTCTCAGTAGAATTCCTCTCGGCGCTGTATAGCACGGCCGACATCTGCCTGGTTACGCCCATGCGCGACGGTATGAACCTCGTAAGCAAAGAGTATGTTGCATCCCGTACCAATGGCGACGGAGTGTTGATACTTAGCGAGATGGCAGGCGCATCTAAAGAACTCAATGAAGCATTGATCGTTAATCCGAACAACATTGGCGACATCATGCGGGCCATTGTGCAGGCTATCAATATGCCGCGCGAAGAGCAGGAAACACGTATGACCAACATGCGGCATACCGTTAAAAAATTCAACATACACCTTTGGGTAAAAAACTTTATAGATAAACTACAGGAAGTAAAACAGATGCAGCAGTCGCTTTTAACCAGATACGCCTCCCAGCCGATCCGTGAAAAAATAGGTCATGATTATGCCAATGCGGCCGACCGTTATATCTTTCTCGACTACGATGGTACGCTGGTTGGTTTTCATGGCGATATCAACCTTGCGGCGCCCGACGAAGAGCTCTATGCGCTGATTGATAAACTGCTCAGCGACCCGGCTAATCATGTCATCATCATCAGCGGCCGAAACTACAAGAACCTCCAGAAATGGTTTGGTCACCTCAACATCGGCATGATTGCGGAACACGGCGCATGGCTTAAGCAGCAGGGCGAAGACTGGCAGAGTGTGCCTTTCCTGACCGACAAATGGAAGCACGAGGTTAAGGCTGTTCTCGATACGTATACCGACCGTACTCCGGGCTCCTTTGTAGAAGAAAAAGCTTTTTCACTGGTGTGGCATTACCGTAAGGTAGAGAATGGCCTGGGCGAACTGCGCGCAGGTGAAATTGTGAATCACCTCAGGATGTTTATTGCCGACAAGGGCTTACAACTGATGGAAGGCAATAAAGTCATAGAGTTTAAGAATATAGAGATCAACAAAGGCAAGGCTGCCCTGAACTGGCTGGCCAACCATAATCCCGACTTTATGATTGCCTTTGGCGACGACCATACCGATGAGGATATTTTCAAATCCCTGCCAGAATCCGCCTATACCATAAAAGTAGGCAACAATATATCGGCGGCGCGGTATTATCTGCGCGACCACAAAGAAGTAAGAGAATTGCTGAGTCAGCTTGCCTATAATAAATTTCCGGCAACAACGGCACAAACAGAAAAGTCAGCGACCGAGCAACCCTCATTTCTGAAGCGATTGCTTAAGTCGCTGACCAACTAA
- a CDS encoding glycoside hydrolase family 15 protein, whose protein sequence is MAERHTYQTGIIGNCAYLAHINKNTNIDWLCWPRFDSSFVFGGLLDEQNGGEFSIKPHGEFTSRQFYLENTNVLCTEISNPEGKYRVTDFAPRFYHHERYFKPLMMIRKIEPIEGNPRVRVRCKPVCNYGKSRQKGSRGSNHILFSGCTEMMQLSTNISLSYIEDEHYFALNEPKYLIMTYGYELNAPIISTADRFLTETIRYWRRWIKHSNIAGFYQHLVIRSALVLKIHQYEDTGAIIAASTTSLPESPGSGRNWDYRYCWMRDTYYVITALNHIGHFEEMEKYFSYVTDISFRDEKRYQPLFGISGERLLKESVLDHIHGYQGNKPVRIGNQAYEHIQNDIYGQVLISMLPLYSDHRFIFRERQDSAQWLDNLLSKIERTIDERDAGLWEFRNIAHIHCYTNLFQWAGANAALKMAKTIGNAEYEERAQILIDRAAEHIEACYDPERKVYTHAVGSSHLDASTLQLILMNYLDPASDRAKDHLLALEKELKAENGLFYRYLHTDDFGRPKTTFLICAFWYVEALACVGRVEDAIREFESIIKYSNHLLLFSEDVDERDGSQWGNFPQAYSHVGLMNAAHRIGVKLDRPAFL, encoded by the coding sequence ATGGCAGAAAGGCATACCTACCAGACAGGTATCATTGGAAACTGTGCATATCTTGCACATATTAATAAGAATACGAATATTGATTGGCTTTGCTGGCCAAGGTTTGACAGCAGTTTTGTTTTCGGAGGCTTGCTAGACGAACAAAACGGGGGTGAATTTTCGATAAAGCCGCATGGCGAATTCACTTCGCGCCAGTTTTACCTGGAAAACACGAACGTTTTATGTACGGAGATCAGTAACCCGGAGGGCAAATACCGGGTTACGGATTTTGCACCCAGATTTTATCATCATGAACGCTATTTTAAGCCTTTAATGATGATCCGTAAGATTGAGCCGATTGAGGGCAATCCCCGGGTTCGGGTGAGGTGTAAGCCGGTATGTAATTATGGCAAGTCGCGGCAAAAGGGAAGCCGTGGCAGCAATCATATTCTTTTTAGCGGCTGCACCGAAATGATGCAGCTGAGCACGAATATTTCCCTGAGCTATATTGAAGATGAGCATTACTTTGCGCTCAATGAACCTAAGTACTTGATTATGACTTACGGGTATGAGTTGAATGCACCGATCATTAGTACGGCCGACCGATTCCTGACAGAAACCATCCGCTACTGGAGACGCTGGATTAAGCACTCTAATATTGCCGGGTTTTATCAGCACTTGGTGATCCGCTCGGCTCTGGTACTTAAAATTCACCAGTATGAAGACACGGGTGCTATTATAGCAGCCAGCACAACCAGTCTGCCGGAATCGCCGGGCAGCGGGCGCAACTGGGACTATCGTTATTGCTGGATGCGTGACACCTATTATGTTATAACGGCGCTAAACCACATCGGACATTTCGAGGAGATGGAAAAGTACTTTAGCTATGTAACCGACATTTCCTTCCGGGATGAAAAGCGTTATCAGCCTTTGTTTGGCATTAGCGGCGAGCGCCTGCTGAAAGAGAGCGTGCTGGACCACATCCATGGGTACCAGGGCAATAAGCCTGTACGTATTGGTAACCAGGCTTATGAGCATATTCAGAACGATATTTATGGCCAGGTGCTGATTTCTATGCTGCCTTTGTATTCCGACCATAGGTTTATATTCAGGGAGCGTCAGGATTCGGCGCAGTGGCTTGACAATCTGCTGAGTAAAATTGAGCGTACCATCGATGAGCGCGACGCCGGCTTGTGGGAGTTCAGAAATATTGCGCATATCCATTGCTATACCAACCTGTTTCAATGGGCGGGCGCCAATGCCGCGCTCAAAATGGCCAAAACGATCGGCAACGCGGAGTATGAGGAACGTGCGCAAATATTGATCGACAGGGCTGCTGAGCATATTGAAGCTTGCTATGATCCGGAGCGTAAGGTGTACACGCACGCCGTAGGCAGCAGTCACCTCGATGCGAGTACTTTGCAGTTGATCCTGATGAACTATCTGGACCCGGCGTCTGACCGTGCCAAGGACCATCTGCTGGCGCTTGAGAAGGAACTTAAGGCTGAAAATGGTTTGTTTTACCGCTATCTGCATACCGACGACTTTGGCAGGCCGAAGACGACTTTCCTGATCTGTGCATTCTGGTACGTGGAGGCGCTGGCATGTGTGGGCCGGGTAGAGGATGCGATCCGCGAGTTTGAATCCATCATAAAATATTCGAACCACCTGCTGTTGTTCAGCGAGGATGTGGACGAGCGTGACGGCAGCCAATGGGGTAATTTCCCCCAGGCCTACAGCCATGTAGGCTTAATGAACGCGGCCCATCGGATTGGTGTTAAACTCGACAGGCCGGCGTTTCTTTAA
- a CDS encoding DUF6266 family protein, which translates to MMLWQLEFGFIRWLQRPCRESGFLYKEWQAGSAYCGECRVPASEKQTANRNALAVVMAFLKVVREFVNIGFDGKLKAGQTAFNAAVSYHLKNAVDGVYPDLYLDYAKVKLACGRHIGTTASAVLNDDGILVTWDFEPHTCFEQASERVMLLAFFPVLSRAVYVLDGADRCACSEQLYLPPELCNAYMEVYMCFASRTKRDDTTESVYLGKQNLPGAV; encoded by the coding sequence ATGATGTTATGGCAACTTGAATTCGGGTTTATTAGGTGGCTACAGCGGCCGTGTAGGGAATCTGGTTTTTTATATAAGGAATGGCAGGCGGGTAGTGCGTACTGTGGGGAGTGTAGGGTGCCTGCTTCTGAAAAGCAAACGGCCAACAGAAATGCGCTTGCGGTGGTGATGGCTTTTCTGAAAGTGGTGCGTGAGTTTGTGAATATCGGTTTTGACGGAAAGCTGAAAGCAGGGCAGACAGCATTTAATGCGGCTGTGTCTTACCATTTAAAAAATGCGGTTGATGGTGTGTATCCTGATCTGTATCTGGATTATGCGAAGGTTAAGCTGGCTTGTGGCCGGCATATAGGTACCACTGCCTCCGCTGTGCTCAATGATGATGGCATTTTGGTTACCTGGGACTTTGAGCCGCATACCTGTTTTGAGCAGGCCAGTGAGCGGGTGATGCTGTTGGCTTTCTTCCCTGTGCTGAGCCGCGCTGTTTACGTGCTGGACGGTGCTGATCGCTGTGCCTGCAGCGAGCAGCTATACTTGCCACCTGAGTTGTGCAATGCGTATATGGAGGTATATATGTGCTTCGCATCGCGAACTAAACGTGATGATACGACAGAGAGTGTTTACTTAGGTAAACAAAACTTGCCTGGTGCTGTTTAA
- a CDS encoding DUF6266 family protein, whose amino-acid sequence MGIQIWGAFGGFQKKTGALVGRRVNGQNVITAIPHPSELPPSEGQLSFRARFKLVVSFQKWITPLIRTGFRNAHKEKQNAFNAAFVYNYRNAVTGSGLNWTIDYPKFMYSSGMLGNAAGLEMQVNTDAQLDFSWTAVPDTGVGAASDKASFVVYNPAQDKFVVRADAALRSALTYDLAVPVNFSGDTVHVWMNFVSADGKTASNTLYVGSAVVM is encoded by the coding sequence ATGGGAATTCAGATTTGGGGAGCCTTTGGTGGCTTCCAGAAGAAGACGGGTGCCCTGGTCGGTCGGCGAGTTAACGGACAGAATGTGATCACAGCAATTCCTCACCCTAGTGAGTTGCCACCCAGTGAGGGGCAGCTTAGTTTTCGTGCCAGGTTTAAACTGGTGGTTAGCTTCCAAAAGTGGATCACGCCACTGATCCGCACGGGTTTCAGAAATGCGCACAAGGAAAAGCAGAATGCTTTTAATGCTGCCTTTGTGTACAATTATCGCAATGCGGTGACTGGCTCTGGTTTGAACTGGACGATCGACTATCCGAAGTTTATGTACAGCTCAGGGATGCTTGGCAATGCCGCTGGCCTGGAGATGCAGGTGAACACGGACGCTCAGCTTGACTTTAGCTGGACGGCAGTTCCGGACACTGGCGTGGGCGCGGCATCGGACAAGGCTTCGTTTGTGGTGTACAACCCGGCGCAGGACAAGTTTGTGGTAAGGGCTGATGCCGCTTTACGTTCGGCCCTGACCTACGACCTTGCGGTACCTGTCAATTTTAGCGGAGATACGGTTCATGTATGGATGAACTTTGTTTCGGCTGACGGCAAAACGGCCAGCAACACGCTTTATGTGGGAAGCGCGGTTGTGATGTAG
- a CDS encoding ATP-binding protein, with protein sequence MDILTQRFRLLLGSSDIKFKRGLSYKINWNARGVCIEGARGTGKSTMMLQYIKQNLPLDQTLYVSLDDLYFRQNNLVEVAERFYGLGGRHFFLDEVHKYADWQTAVKNIYDFLPEMKLVISGSSILALQHSRADLSRRMLNYHLPELSLREYLSLKHLTEMPIYGFEEILNNHADIAEELRKIIASPLKSLNDYFTYGAYPFFLEGESDYFMRINQLINVIIDYDLPEAKALEVATLAKLKKLMYVLSTAVPFTPNISKLAEQVDTSRVRLLEMLHILEQAQLIHNLRSASYGTSLMNKPEKIYLHNTSLIGALAEGKPDIGNMRETFFLSQVQNSGAVVTYPKAGDFMVNGKYLMEIGGINKKGKQIRGHEKAYIVADDLEYGFGNKIPLWLFGFLY encoded by the coding sequence ATGGATATACTGACACAAAGGTTTCGCCTGCTATTGGGCTCATCTGACATTAAGTTTAAAAGGGGGTTAAGTTATAAGATTAACTGGAACGCTAGAGGCGTATGCATCGAAGGTGCGCGTGGCACTGGTAAGTCGACGATGATGTTGCAATACATTAAACAGAACTTGCCATTAGACCAGACGTTATATGTTTCGCTGGATGACTTGTACTTTAGGCAAAATAACTTGGTTGAGGTTGCCGAGCGTTTTTACGGATTAGGGGGCAGGCATTTCTTTCTGGATGAAGTGCACAAGTATGCTGACTGGCAGACGGCTGTGAAGAACATTTATGATTTCTTGCCGGAGATGAAACTGGTAATCTCGGGCTCTTCTATTTTGGCTTTACAGCATTCAAGAGCAGACTTAAGCAGGAGGATGCTTAACTATCATTTACCGGAGTTGTCGCTTAGGGAGTATCTTTCGTTGAAGCACTTGACGGAGATGCCGATTTATGGTTTTGAGGAGATATTGAATAACCATGCGGATATTGCGGAGGAACTTCGTAAGATTATCGCTTCCCCATTAAAATCGCTTAATGATTATTTCACTTATGGAGCATATCCGTTTTTTTTAGAGGGAGAGTCGGACTATTTTATGCGTATCAATCAGTTGATAAACGTTATTATAGATTATGATTTGCCGGAGGCGAAGGCGCTAGAGGTTGCTACGCTGGCGAAACTCAAGAAATTGATGTACGTCCTCTCGACCGCTGTGCCGTTTACTCCAAATATTTCAAAGCTGGCGGAGCAGGTAGATACTTCGAGAGTCCGACTTTTAGAGATGCTTCATATTTTGGAACAGGCCCAGTTGATTCATAATTTACGCTCGGCCTCTTATGGAACGAGCCTGATGAATAAACCTGAAAAGATTTATTTGCATAATACAAGCCTCATTGGTGCCCTTGCTGAAGGGAAGCCAGATATTGGTAATATGAGGGAGACTTTTTTTCTTTCGCAGGTGCAGAATTCGGGTGCAGTGGTAACATATCCTAAAGCCGGGGATTTTATGGTAAACGGGAAGTATCTGATGGAAATAGGAGGCATAAACAAAAAAGGCAAGCAGATAAGGGGGCATGAAAAGGCTTATATAGTGGCAGACGATCTGGAATATGGTTTCGGCAACAAAATACCGCTATGGCTGTTTGGGTTTTTATATTGA
- a CDS encoding SusC/RagA family TonB-linked outer membrane protein, translating to MKITAILLFAFCMQLSATVRSQITLSEKDAPLTKILEKIQEQSGYNLFYKDNLINDNKLNIKIRNVSLEQALNEVFRQQNLTFELVKNTIVVRKKEENFIDKIANAFAQEDAEGVVLDEKGNPLAGATVRVKGTKNSVITDVNGHFHLIRPDFRDRLIISYVGYQDKEIAIEAKMTVKLELKSAELNEVVVAYGRQEQKAITGAVTVVKGEQIQNLPNRSVDKSLQGLVPGLVVTKGSGQPGGNVSNFILRGIATGGDPSLGNPVRNPLFVIDGIPVTQESAMRTLDRHNELVSNPLAHLNPSDIETISVLKDASAIALYGSKASNGVILVTTKRGKAGKTQYNFRHQTEIANREDNGVKLLNQQQYIDLFVETYQNSFPDATRADVIDLLKIQFPVQSNGDFYPEVNWVDAISNKNALTSANELSASGGNENSNFYINFERTDQKGVIKRSGYERTSFRLNFENIPLGWLKYGINTSLSHNIQNFQNIGMGISAKLVRNSANMLTPYSAVK from the coding sequence ATGAAAATAACGGCTATACTGCTATTTGCCTTCTGTATGCAGCTAAGCGCTACGGTACGATCGCAGATAACCTTGTCTGAAAAAGACGCACCGCTCACCAAAATCCTGGAAAAAATACAGGAACAAAGCGGCTACAACCTCTTTTACAAAGACAATCTGATAAACGACAATAAATTGAACATTAAAATACGTAACGTGAGCCTGGAACAGGCACTGAACGAGGTTTTCAGACAACAAAACCTGACATTTGAACTGGTGAAGAATACGATTGTGGTGAGGAAGAAAGAGGAGAACTTCATTGACAAAATAGCGAATGCCTTTGCACAGGAAGACGCAGAAGGCGTGGTTTTAGATGAAAAAGGAAATCCACTAGCCGGCGCAACAGTGCGCGTGAAAGGCACCAAGAACTCTGTGATTACCGATGTTAACGGTCATTTCCATTTGATAAGGCCCGACTTCAGGGACAGATTAATCATTTCTTATGTCGGTTATCAGGACAAAGAAATCGCCATCGAAGCAAAGATGACGGTTAAACTTGAATTGAAGTCTGCCGAACTAAATGAAGTAGTGGTAGCCTATGGCAGGCAGGAGCAAAAAGCGATAACGGGTGCTGTAACCGTGGTGAAGGGCGAGCAAATACAAAATTTACCAAACCGCTCGGTTGATAAGTCTTTACAGGGATTGGTACCGGGCTTGGTCGTCACTAAAGGCAGCGGACAGCCTGGTGGAAACGTGAGCAATTTTATATTAAGAGGTATTGCTACCGGAGGTGATCCGTCACTCGGAAACCCGGTACGAAACCCACTTTTCGTAATTGATGGGATTCCGGTAACGCAGGAATCGGCCATGAGAACTCTCGATCGCCATAACGAACTTGTTAGTAACCCATTGGCTCATTTAAATCCTTCCGATATAGAAACCATATCAGTGTTGAAAGATGCGTCGGCAATTGCACTCTATGGTTCGAAGGCCAGCAATGGCGTAATTCTGGTAACCACAAAAAGAGGGAAAGCAGGAAAAACCCAGTACAATTTTCGCCATCAGACGGAGATTGCGAACCGGGAAGACAATGGAGTAAAACTGTTAAATCAGCAGCAATACATTGATCTTTTTGTAGAAACCTATCAGAACTCCTTTCCTGATGCAACCAGAGCGGACGTAATAGATTTATTGAAAATACAATTTCCTGTCCAGTCTAATGGCGATTTTTATCCCGAAGTGAACTGGGTTGATGCCATATCAAATAAAAATGCACTGACTTCTGCTAATGAACTCTCAGCTTCGGGTGGAAATGAAAATTCGAATTTCTATATCAATTTTGAACGTACAGATCAAAAAGGGGTAATCAAGAGATCAGGATACGAGCGTACTTCATTCAGGCTGAATTTTGAAAATATCCCCTTAGGATGGTTAAAATATGGGATAAATACCTCTCTATCTCATAACATTCAGAATTTTCAAAACATAGGTATGGGTATTTCGGCAAAACTGGTCAGGAATTCCGCAAACATGCTGACACCCTATTCCGCAGTAAAGTGA
- a CDS encoding FecR family protein has product MLEKEFYISELVTARLDGTITESRQQELDAWINASAANRDFYEQLTDEDYFKAEFKKFRNIETGKTWKLVEAGLKQRPFSRIWQAAGIAAALTAIVFGIWFFNYKPSSNAAENIAPGRNGATITMANGHVIKLDGDKEGVIVGAGLTYDDGTSVLPSDKVAKTPGGKPELLSAATGNGQTYAFTLPDGTRVWLNAASQMTFPDDFKDKKRREIILKGEAYFEVFKNKDQPFIVVSKNLNNSRNQEVEVLGTHFNINSYEDEADIKTTLVEGSVKVSIAGKTNAVLKPGEQAISNNGQLSVATANIKNATAWKDGYFRFAKTDLRTLMRQISRWYDIEVVYEGTVANDRFSGVISRQSTLADMLAILKTGDVQFKVESRQGRKRLIVTD; this is encoded by the coding sequence ATGCTCGAAAAAGAATTTTATATCTCTGAACTGGTTACGGCGCGGCTGGATGGGACGATTACAGAATCCCGGCAGCAGGAGCTGGATGCCTGGATTAATGCATCGGCGGCAAACAGGGATTTTTACGAGCAGTTAACGGACGAGGATTACTTCAAAGCAGAATTTAAAAAGTTCAGGAATATTGAGACCGGTAAGACCTGGAAGCTGGTTGAAGCCGGTTTGAAGCAACGACCATTTAGCAGAATATGGCAGGCTGCCGGTATCGCAGCGGCGCTTACTGCCATTGTGTTTGGCATTTGGTTTTTCAATTACAAACCGAGTTCTAATGCAGCCGAAAATATTGCGCCTGGCAGAAACGGCGCCACGATTACCATGGCCAACGGCCATGTAATAAAATTGGATGGAGATAAGGAAGGTGTGATTGTAGGGGCGGGCCTGACGTACGATGACGGAACTTCCGTTTTGCCTTCAGACAAAGTTGCGAAGACTCCCGGAGGGAAGCCAGAGCTACTGAGTGCCGCAACCGGCAATGGTCAGACCTATGCCTTTACCTTACCCGACGGCACAAGGGTGTGGTTGAATGCAGCATCGCAAATGACCTTTCCAGACGATTTTAAAGACAAAAAACGACGAGAAATTATACTCAAAGGTGAGGCATACTTTGAAGTTTTTAAGAACAAGGATCAACCTTTTATAGTAGTTTCCAAAAATTTGAATAATAGCCGGAACCAGGAGGTTGAAGTGCTCGGCACGCATTTCAATATAAACAGCTATGAGGACGAAGCGGATATAAAAACTACGCTGGTAGAAGGCAGCGTAAAGGTGAGCATTGCAGGAAAGACGAACGCCGTATTAAAGCCAGGCGAACAGGCCATATCTAATAATGGGCAACTAAGCGTGGCGACGGCTAATATAAAAAATGCGACTGCATGGAAGGACGGCTATTTCCGTTTTGCTAAGACCGATCTGCGTACCCTGATGCGCCAGATATCCAGATGGTATGACATTGAAGTGGTATATGAAGGAACGGTTGCCAACGACCGGTTTAGCGGGGTGATAAGCCGGCAGTCGACCCTGGCCGATATGCTGGCCATATTGAAGACCGGCGATGTGCAGTTCAAGGTAGAAAGCAGACAGGGAAGGAAGCGCCTCATTGTAACAGACTAA
- a CDS encoding response regulator: MIRIIIADDHDLVRNILADFCESYPDLCIVRKAANGFEVLEMLAAGVEADVIVTDYQMPGLDGIALTAKLAESYPEIPVIVFTMFPGRGFSEKARQAGAKGFVNKGEEPEELIKAIRLVAGGSEYFSDTWLF, encoded by the coding sequence ATGATCAGGATAATTATAGCGGATGACCATGATTTGGTGAGAAACATCTTAGCTGACTTTTGCGAGTCGTACCCAGACTTGTGCATTGTTAGGAAGGCAGCAAACGGCTTCGAGGTTCTGGAAATGCTGGCAGCTGGCGTTGAAGCTGATGTAATAGTGACAGATTACCAAATGCCCGGCTTAGATGGTATTGCGCTTACCGCGAAACTCGCTGAATCCTATCCCGAAATACCTGTTATTGTATTTACGATGTTTCCTGGCCGTGGTTTTTCAGAAAAGGCCCGCCAGGCAGGCGCTAAAGGCTTTGTCAATAAGGGCGAGGAGCCTGAAGAACTGATTAAGGCCATCAGGCTCGTAGCCGGCGGGTCAGAATATTTTTCAGACACATGGTTGTTTTAA
- a CDS encoding DUF892 family protein → MNQQSNRPNSWVRIKISPDKLMRFFLDHLDRIYMAKMHLIRKLPELHQQAHFADLRNAIQETITAVEEQLTRLQMIYTILDADVTYDSSSGLTGLIEDAFQAIESQSDEPELQDLSIIFYLQNIESVEMASFQILQMAAVNLKNKQVSTLLKENYEQAKAGRALFLLISSKYSVN, encoded by the coding sequence ATGAATCAGCAATCAAACCGTCCGAATTCCTGGGTAAGGATAAAGATAAGCCCCGATAAGTTAATGCGCTTTTTTCTGGACCATCTTGACCGCATTTACATGGCTAAAATGCACCTGATTAGGAAACTGCCGGAGCTGCATCAACAAGCGCATTTTGCCGATTTGCGAAACGCCATTCAGGAAACCATTACGGCGGTTGAAGAGCAGCTCACCAGACTTCAGATGATATATACCATTCTGGATGCTGACGTCACTTACGACAGTTCTTCGGGCTTAACCGGGCTAATTGAAGATGCGTTTCAGGCCATAGAAAGCCAAAGCGATGAACCAGAGCTCCAGGATCTTTCCATTATCTTTTATCTGCAGAACATTGAGAGTGTGGAAATGGCCTCCTTTCAAATTTTACAGATGGCGGCGGTTAACCTGAAAAACAAACAGGTAAGCACTCTGCTTAAGGAGAACTATGAACAGGCAAAGGCCGGCCGGGCACTTTTTCTACTCATATCGTCTAAATACTCCGTAAACTAA
- a CDS encoding response regulator, whose product MKGKILVVDDDEDILYIFDIALSHEGYHPILINRAIDSEEVLSLMPDLIFLDVMISGTEKTGLEICRSLKDDAGTARIPVLLISAERDLSLLAEGCGADGYISKPFDLANVLKKAASYLRKN is encoded by the coding sequence ATGAAGGGGAAAATTTTAGTGGTAGATGATGATGAGGACATCTTGTATATTTTCGACATCGCTTTGAGCCATGAAGGCTATCATCCAATACTTATAAACAGGGCTATAGATTCTGAAGAGGTGCTTTCATTGATGCCCGACCTCATATTTCTGGATGTAATGATTTCGGGTACTGAAAAAACCGGACTGGAAATTTGCCGTTCCCTGAAAGATGATGCCGGGACCGCGCGGATACCCGTATTACTTATTTCCGCAGAACGTGATTTGAGCTTGCTGGCTGAAGGATGCGGTGCTGATGGTTATATTTCCAAACCATTCGATTTAGCGAACGTTCTGAAAAAAGCGGCATCGTATCTGCGTAAAAATTAA